DNA from Lactobacillus sp. ESL0791:
TGACATCTTTGGCCTTCAAAACTGCCTTTTTATAATTAGGATGAACCTTGCATTCCGCAGCCACTAGAAAGCGCGTGCCCATCTGCACGCCTTGTGCTCCCAACATAAAAGCTGCAGCCATCCCGCGGCCGTCGCCGATACCACCGGCAGCAATCACCGGAATGCTAACGGCATCAACGACCTGTGGTACTAAAGCCATAGTTGTCAATTTACCGATATGCCCGCCGGATTCCATTCCTTCGGCAACAACGGCATCAACGCCGACACGTTCCATCATTCGCGCTAAGGCAACGGAACCGACAACGGGAATCACTTTGATATTAGCTTTTTTGAATTCATCAACATACTTTCCCGGATTGCCGGCACCGGTTGTAACTACAGCAACCTTGTCTTTATTTGCCAAAACTGTCTGAACAACTTCTTCGGCATACGGTGAAAGAAGCATCACGTTGACCCCAAACGGTCTGTCGGTCAAAGATTTAGCAATTTGAATCTCCTTGTCGACAACTTCCGCCGGCGCATTACCGGCACCGATAATCCCGAGGCCGCCTGCATTAGAAACAGCAGCCGCCAATTTGCCATCGGCTACCCAGGCCATCCCGCCTTGAAAAATCGGATACTTAAGACCGAGACTCTTCATAAATGGGCTTAATTCCATCAACTTAACCTTCTTTCGCAGCCAGTTGTTTTTTAACGAAATCAACTAAATCCTGCACAGTTTGAATGCCGTCTTCACTTTCAATCTTGATGTCAAATTCATCTTCGAGCTCATTGATCACCTCAAACACATCCAAGCTGTCGGCATTCAAATCATCTTTGATATTAGAAGTTAAGGTTACCAACCCCTCGTCCTCACCTGTTTGACCAACAATAATTTCTCTAACCTTGTTAAAAATTTCTTCATCTGTCATCGTTATAAACTCCTTTTTCATTTAATAAACAATTGCTAGGCTGCCGGCAGTCAAGCCGCCGCCAAAACCGCTTAAAAGTAATTTCTCTCCCGACTTAATTTGCCCGGAGCTGACTGCCTCATCTAATAAAATCGGAATACTGGCAGCCGAAGTATTACCGAATTTTGCAACATTATTTAAAAACTTGCTTTCATCTTGACC
Protein-coding regions in this window:
- the fabK gene encoding enoyl-[acyl-carrier-protein] reductase FabK; translated protein: MELSPFMKSLGLKYPIFQGGMAWVADGKLAAAVSNAGGLGIIGAGNAPAEVVDKEIQIAKSLTDRPFGVNVMLLSPYAEEVVQTVLANKDKVAVVTTGAGNPGKYVDEFKKANIKVIPVVGSVALARMMERVGVDAVVAEGMESGGHIGKLTTMALVPQVVDAVSIPVIAAGGIGDGRGMAAAFMLGAQGVQMGTRFLVAAECKVHPNYKKAVLKAKDVSTMVTGDFAGHPSRVLKNKMAQKFVKLEKAEAAKEHPDYTQVEELGNGSLQRAVIDGDTETGSFMAGEISGMVKKQQPAAEILLEVYTQADKLLNGEH
- a CDS encoding acyl carrier protein; amino-acid sequence: MTDEEIFNKVREIIVGQTGEDEGLVTLTSNIKDDLNADSLDVFEVINELEDEFDIKIESEDGIQTVQDLVDFVKKQLAAKEG